One Agelaius phoeniceus isolate bAgePho1 chromosome 6, bAgePho1.hap1, whole genome shotgun sequence DNA window includes the following coding sequences:
- the CDAN1 gene encoding codanin-1 produces the protein MAAVLELLLQEEVPVSAVVRWLRHGPGHRTAEENHIHDKLVSLSLLQKDFVPFLLNFLREQTSQILTNGPPTPAKTPNSKAHGSQRTGSERRAGHATSSRVQLFSQRTSVTTCTTDTSFTPDATSSGSSSFSGSNLSSPYGDFPSVVSSSSPSFGHSPVLHHGERRSSQKASLGSFLTATPEALPVRRGRRKGSSSAGASGRQVARDLGRSLAEEEDGKSDGGSWSGGRRKRSEVPLVSARSPPSQLNLNNLEEFPPMGAASGWTNKSKPSRRINPTPVSAERPLSKPKTCFTSTPVSRSPASSLEAFAAVQEGHLSSVMSNSLQEEREMLKKERCKLLHQASSPAGISFDPCTPTKPSYTRSASLPSESHLVTCANPAKVSCKKQLECLAQLYSSCIAENLVPNIFLELFFVLQLLTSKGTSTAEDGDSDPEISERNRDVSGRQHFESVHNCVYFAVQVLDYQYEIISHLEKGMLKLLAENERIASFSPTLHKRLRQAYESSTAKVSLLLPCSVQSVSFQPETDNRSNFPSDRAFHIFKKQRDIFYELLREWEDNNEKTGWDFERVLGNKIRAMMAHLSATCNHSHFARLFQKQLIQMCKGPIGGGASWGDTPDQDVLNMLGSDNLSRLKRLQERFIVSQSIRGPCPPPSFPGCQQFFRDFILSAGSYQFNQHLMDSLCLKILELNGLTLVEHEHSDGEADIEEQDEKKRFSVALLSLRLLAKFLGFLVFLPYRTVEQPTRDLQDSALALRNQTLPVLDILKLLRQSIRDQRSILTIPWIVEYLSLVDHVAPFLDYYRKVFSLLLQVYRLMVLSEDKEMSFLNKLLILAVLGWLFQVPSVPEELFFTADDRQERFVMDAVTSAQALDFVPLVDQQLLYTCCPYLGELRKLLASFVAGSGGKNGGFMRKITPTAAESLAPKASVTQRKLQVDLEQAFFHNQPPSLRRTVEFVAERVGSNCVKHIKATLVAELVQRAEAMLQDKVKDEDVNNDKLLEEVCTHLYEEGAQALIKGREFCKTKGPEAVRVLLPEETSAAVLSSAENIAVELATERACGWLSANIAALIKREVKATFNRMLKVPGFPLPGEDALELRRDCPPGCQHCAPFPSQIINEIKDVLCVAVGPREEGEVVDCVWLECLLGRLSQTLRCRKFVCPTSEQQLAKCTVELASLLVSDRVPLSLGIKSPEKSPERLPVKNNPTYGLLKLLFSIWKEDFGTSVPVQLIFSKKNMGYLAEAKQREWDLFLFLLHGLIEHELMRTREIQSCLHILEELPWPSDFVKDLKKLSRVFVSEHQMEEHRTNPCELTRQSLATMTTQS, from the exons GAGAACCACATCCATGACAAGCTGGTATCTCTTAGCTTGCTTCAGAAAGATTTTGTGCCTTTTCTGCTGAATTTTTTGAGGGAGCAGACCAGCCAGATCCTAACTAATGGACCTCCTACTCCTGCTAAAACTCCTAATTCCAAGGCTCATGGGAGCCAAAGGACAGGATCAGAAAGGAGGGCAGGCCATGCAACCAGCAGCCGAGTGCAGCTCTTTTCTCAAAGGACTTCAGTGACCACCTGCACCACAGATACCAGCTTTACTCCTGATGCAACATCCAGTGgttcctcttccttttctggGTCGAACCTGTCTAGCCCTTATGGTGATTTCCCCAGCGtggtctccagcagcagcccgagctttgggcacagccctgtgctccaCCACGGTGAGAGACGTTCCTCTCAGAaggccagcctggggagctTCCTGACGGCCACGCCTGAGGCCCTGCCCGTGAGACGGGGCCgcaggaaaggcagcagctcGGCCGGTGCCTCTGGCCGGCAGGTGGCTCGCGATCTGGGGCGTTCCCTTGCTGAAGAGGAGGATGGAAAGAGTGATGGTGGATCATGGAGTGGAGGGAGAAGGAAGCGGAGTGAAGTGCCTCTTGTTTCTGCCAGATCCCCACCCAGCCAGCTAAACCTTAACAACCTGGAGGAGTTTCCACCCATGGGTGCTGCCTCTGGCTGGACGAA CAAAAGCAAACCGTCGAGGCGAATCAACCCAACTCCTGTGAGTGCTGAGCGGCCCCTCTCGAAACCAAAGACCTGTTTCACTTCTACACCTGTCAGCCGGTCTCCAGCCTCAAGCCTTGAGGCCTTTGCTGCTGTCCAGGAAGGACACCTCTCATCTGTGATGAGCAACAGCCTTCAAGAGGAGAGGGAGATGCTGAAGAAAGAACG ATGCAAATTGCTGCACCAGGCATCTTCTCCTGCAGGGATATCTTTTGATCCTTGTACTCCAACTAAGCCTAGCTACACTCGCAGTGCCAGCCTTCCTTCTGAAAGCCATTTGGTGACCTGTGCAAATCCTGCTAAGGTTTCCTGCAAGAAACAGTTGGAGTGTCTGGCACAGCTCTATTCATCCTGTATAGCAG AAAACCTGGTACCAAATATTTTTCTGGAACTGTTTTTCGTTCTGCAACTGTTGACATCTAAAGGCACTTCTACTGCAGAAGATGGGGATAGTGACCCTGAAATCAGCGAAAGAAATAGAG aTGTGTCAGGGAGACAGCATTTTGAAAGTGTGCACAACTGTGTTTATTTTGCTGTTCAAGTCTTGGATTATCAATATGA AATTATTTCCCATTTAGAAAAGGGGATGCTGAAGCTTTTGGCCGAAAATGAGCGGATTGCATCGTTTTCTCCCACCTTGCACAAGAGGCTCAGGCAGGCTTATGAAAGCAGCACAGCTAAG GTgtctctcctgctgccatgctctGTACAGTCTGTTTCTTTTCAGCCAGAAACTGATAATCGCTCTAACTTTCCCAGTGACAGAGCGTTTCACATATTTAAGAAACAAAG GGATATATTTTATGAACTTCTGCGTGAATGGGAGGATAACAATGAGAAAACTGGCTGGGACTTTGAAAGAGTTCTGGGCAACAAGATCAG GGCCATGATGGCTCACCTATCTGCAACCTGCAACCACAGCCATTTTGCCAGGCTCTTTCAGAAACAGCTTATCCAG ATGTGCAAAGGTCCTATTGGTGGTGGTGCAAGCTGGGGAGACACCCCAGACCAGGATGTCCTTAATATGCTGGGCTCTGATAATCTGAGCCGTCTgaagaggctgcaggagagatTCATTGTTTCTCAGAGCATCAGAGGGCCTTGTCCACCCCCTTCATTCCCAGGGTGCCAACAATTCTTCAGGGACTTCATCCTCAGTGCTGGAAG TTACCAGTTCAATCAGCACCTGATGGATAGTCTGTGCCTGAAGATACTTGAACTGAATGGTCTTACTCTGGTGGAGCACGAGCACAGTGATGGGGAAGCAGATATAGAGGAACAG GATGAAAAGAAGCGTTTCAGCGTGGCCCTGTTGAGTCTCCGACTCCTCGCCAAGTTCCTGGGGTTCCTTGTTTTCCTGCCCTATCGCACTGTGGAGCAGCCAACCAGAGACCTGCAAGATTCCGCGCTGGCACTGAGAAACCAA ACCCTGCCTGTACTGGATATATTAAAGCTTCTGAGACAATCTATTCGGGATCAACGTTCTATCCTCACTATTCCTTGGATTGTGGAGTACCTTTCCCTTGTGGATCATGTTGCTCCTTTCCTTGATTATTACAGGAAAGTGTTTAGTCTCTTGCTGCAGGTATACAG GTTAATGGTCCTTTCTGAAGATAAGGAGATGAGTTTCCTGAACAAGCTGCTGATCCTTGCAGTTCTGGGTTGGCTTTTTCAG GTTCCATCAGTTCCTGAAGAATTGTTTTTTACTGCTGACGACAGGCAGGAGAGATTTGTGATGGACGCTGTGACATCTGCTCAGGCTCTG GACTTTGTACCCTTGGTGGATCAGCAGTTACTTTACACCTGCTGTCCCTATCTTG GTGAACTGCGTAAACTACTTGCCTCTTTTGTGGCTGGTAGTGGAGGGAAGAATGGTGGTTTTATGAGGAAAATCACTCCCACAGCTGCAGAGTCCTTAGCACCCAAGGCTTCTGTCACACAGCGGAAGCTGCAG GTAGATTTGGAACAGGCTTTCTTCCACAACCAGCCTCCTTCCCTACGGAGGACAGTGGAATTTGTGGCAGAGAGGGTGGGATCCAACTGTGTGAAGCACATCAA GGCAACACTGGTAGCAGAGCTAGTTCAAAGGGCTGAAGCCATGTTGCAAGATAAAGTGAAGGATGAGGATGTTAATAATGACAAACTGCTGGAAGAGGTGTGCACTCATCTGTATGAGGAAGGGGCCCAGGCACTCATCAAAGGCAGAGA attttgcaaaacaaaaggTCCTGAGGCAGTAAGAGTGTTGTTGCCAGAAGAGACATCTGCAGCA GTTTTAAGTAGTGCAGAAAACATTGCGGTGGAGCTGGCTACTGAGAGAGCCTGTGGCTGGCTCTCTGCCAACATTGCAG CACTCATCAAAAGGGAAGTGAAGGCAACCTTCAACAGAATGCTGAAAGTCCCAGGATTTCCATTGCCAGGCGAGGATGCTCTTGAGTTGAGAAGGGACTGTCCTCCAGGCTGTCAGCACTGTGCTCCATTTCCCTCCCAGATCATCAATGAGATTAAG GATGTTCTCTGTGTTGCTGTGGGCCCACGGGAGGAGGGTGAAGTGGTTGACTGTGTGTGGCTGGAGTGCTTGCTGGGAAGGTTGAGTCAGACACTTCGATGCAGAAAG tTCGTATGTCCCACATCGGAACAGCAGCTGGCCAAGTGCACGGTTGAGTTGGCATCTTTGCTGG TTTCAGATCGTGTTCCTCTGAGTCTTGGGATCAAATCCCCAGAGAAGAGCCCTGAGAGGCTGCCTGTAAAGAACAATCCCACCTATGGCCTCCTAAAGCTGCTGTTCTCCATCTGGAAGGAagactttgggacatctgtgcCTGTGCAGCTGATCTTCAGCAAGAAGAACATGGGTTATCTTGCAGAAGCCAAGCAGCGGGAG TGGGATttgttccttttccttcttcatgGTCTTATAGAACATGAACTAATGAGAACTAGAGAAATCCAGAGTTGCCTGCATATCCTCGAAGAGCTCCCTTGGCCCTCA GATTTTGTAAAAGACCTGAAAAAGCTGTCCCGAGTATTTGTATCAGAACATCAGATGGAGGAGCATAGGACTAACCCTTGTGAGCTGACCAGACAATCTCTAGCTACTATGACCACACAAAGTTAG